A region from the Palaemon carinicauda isolate YSFRI2023 chromosome 9, ASM3689809v2, whole genome shotgun sequence genome encodes:
- the LOC137646803 gene encoding LOW QUALITY PROTEIN: uncharacterized protein (The sequence of the model RefSeq protein was modified relative to this genomic sequence to represent the inferred CDS: inserted 2 bases in 1 codon): MDKLAYTTNDIDRLKWAYEKLDSIFSPYKFELQQFITNDDSLQQQVDKDKEKTPTKVKLLSLLWDRNIDTLSASKLVLDKDATTKRQILSSITANFDVFSFYGPLLNRARLFMHSLQCRKEVGWDDRLSGEELREWSNICKQVNGVPEIAVKRFVGRRNDPFQIIAFCDSSKLIYGVVLFIKNLRTKEVSFLLSKNRIIGRQLELKSIPSLEFQSLLLGTETIVDIYKELSGSEXVSPINITKLVVFSDSAVALNWLNSRTNRFDKLKKLSIFVMNRLQRIENLCETVPVTFKFCAGMINPADCTTRSLSYKRLIKSNFFTGPDTIHDILEDDSLDVTIPNPLTNVLEVSEGHCEIGSVTEPEMGGILNSTVGNSDWLHLISVYKHVLTFINNVKRKLKNKSGKYDHFEVFSNDEISLNAWQLMILQDQRQNFPDVFKYFRERNPKIRDMPNIVSQLNLFIEKKSGLLRVKSKFHKWRDGSYVFPILLAKNSKLTEEIIRNFHVKLAHSGIYATLSEARKLFWIPCSFSTVKKVLKTCVHCRRFNGRTIKLNQSTYREFRVSPPTIPYRYIFIDYFGPYWVYWMGKKSKVWILCITCLWSRAINLKVCVDLSVISFLRALQLHCFEFGVPELCLSDQGSQLTSGARTVENFLSDKDTQSYFRKNNIKPLSFQQYYKGHSELGSLVESCVKMVKRLIEGSIRNMVLEYLDFDFAVQNIVHIVNRRPIAFKEYLRNYDGTEPVPSPLTPEILVKGHELNSLNIIPHLHPLPRADDTWVPDISPISHVKDSHRKLRKARESIIEIYNKEFVVQLVNQATDKRSRYQPVNHKLLEVGDIVLIKEPLLKPTNFPMGIVKEIKLNSLGEVTGATVLKGKSREETKRHVSSLIPLLYKREYEAKLNDKAQSPCEDKLSKEDEVKERPKRRAAMIGKDKVKKLLDDSLA; encoded by the exons ATGGATAAGTTGGCTTACACGACCAATGATATAGACAGGTTGAAATGGGCTTATGAGAAACTTgacagtatattttctccctataaatTTGAATTACAGCAATTCATAACCAATGATGACTCTCTGCAGCAACAGGtagataaagataaggaaaagactCCTACAAAAGTAAAATTGCTTAGTTTGCTTTGGGACAGAAACATTGATACTCTTTCGGCAAGCAAGTTGGTACTTGATAAGGATGCAACGACCAAAAGACAAATTTTAAGTTCTATTACAGCCAATTTTGATGTGTTCTCATTTTATGGTCCTTTATTAAACAGGGCTAGATTATTTATGCACTCGCTACAATGCAGGAAAGAAGTTGGATGGGACGATAGACTCTCTGGTGAGGAGCTACGAGAATGGTCTAATATTTGCAAGCAAGTAAATGGTGTTCCTGAAATTGCAGTGAAGAGATTTGTTGGTCGCAGGAATGATCCTTTCCAAATTATTGCTTTTTGTGATTCTAGCAAGCTTATATATGGAGTTGTGCTCTTTATCAAGAACTTGCGAACAAAGGAGGTAAGTTTCCTTCtgtcaaaaaatagaataattggacGCCAGTTAGAGCTAAAGTCTatcccttctcttgaatttcaatcTCTCTTGCTTGGTACGGAAACTATTGTTGACATTTATAAGGAACTTAGTGGTTCAGA TGTCTCCCCCATAAACATTACAAAATTGGTAGTTTTCTCAGATAGTGCAGTTGCACTGAATTGGTTAAATTCTCGAACAAATaggtttgataaattaaaaaaactaagtatttttgttatgaataggTTGCAAAGAATAGAGAATCTATGTGAAACGGTCCCTGTGACTTTCAAATTTTGTGCAGGTATGATAAATCCTGCAGATTGTACTACCAGGTCATTGTCATATAAGAGGTTGATAAAATCAAATTTCTTCACAGGACCTGATACTATTCATGATATCTTGGAAGATGACAGTTTGGATGTAACGATCCCAAATCCTTTAACCAATGTACTTGAAGTTTCAGAAGGCCACTGTGAGATAGGGAGTGTGACTGAGCCAGAGATGGGAGGCATTTTGAATTCTACAGTTGGAAATTCCGATTGGCTTCATTTGATTTCGGTCTACAAACATGTACTGACATTCATAAACAATGTCAAACGGAAGTTAAAGAACAAATCCGGCAAGTATGACCATTTTGAGGTTTTCAGTAATGATGAAATTTCTTTGAATGCATGGCAACTGATGATTTTGCAAGATCAACGCCAAAATTTTccggatgtttttaaatatttcagagaaaggaaccctaaaattagggatatgcctaacatagtaagtcaactaaatttattcattgaaaagaaatctggtttactaagagttaaaagtaaatttcataagtGGAGAGACGGTAGTTATGTATTCCCCATTCTTTTGGCCAAAAACAGTAAATTGActgaagaaattattagaaattttcatgTTAAGTTAGCTCATTCTGGAATATATGCCACATTATCTGAGGCTAGGAAACTGTTTTGGATTCCTTGCAGTTTTTCTACTGTAAAGAAAGTCTTGAAAACTTGTGTTCACTGCCGTAGATTTAACGGTAGAACTATAAAGTTAAATCAGTCAACTTATAGAGAATTTAGGGTTTCTCCTCCAACCATACCTTACAGGTATATTTTCATTGACTATTTTGGACCTTACTGGGTATATTGGATGGGTAAGAAATCAAAGGTATGGATATTATGTATCACCTGTTTATGGTCCAGAGCCATAAATCTTAAGGTTTGTGTAGACCTTTCGGTGATATCCTTTTTGCGAGCACTTCAGCTCCATTGTTTCGAGTTTGGGGTGCCTGAACTCTGTTTAAGTGACCAAGGTTCACAGCTAACTTCAGGTGCTAGAACCGTTGAGAATTTTTTAAGTGATAAGGATACACAATCCTATTTCAGGAAGAACAACATAAAACCTTTGAGCTTTCAGCAGTACTATAAAGGCCACAGTGAACTTGGATCTTTAGTGGAATCTTGTGTTAAGATGGTCAAAAGGCTTATTGAAGGCTCTATTCGGAATATGGTCCTCGAATATTTAGATTTTGACTTTGCTGtacaaaatattgtacatatagTAAACCGTCGACCAATTGCCTTTAAAGAATATTTGCGAAACTATGATGGGACTGAACCTGTACCATCTCCTTTAACTCCAGAGATTTTAGTTAAAGGTCATGaattgaattccttaaatattattcCTCATTTACATCCTTTACCTAGGGCAGATGATACTTGGGTTCCTGATATATCTCCCATTTCTCATGTGAAGGACAGCCACAGGAAGTTACGAAAGGCTAGGGAAAGtataatagagatatataataaagaatttgttgtgcaGCTGGTGAATCAAGCCACTGACAAACGCAGTAGATACCAACCTGTTAATCATAAACTATTAGAAGTTGGAGACATTGTTCTCATTAAAGAACCCCTTCTTAAACCTACTAATTTTCCAATGGGTATTGTCAAAGAGATAAAACTGAACTCTTTAGGTGAAGTAACGGGTGCAACAGTACTCAAAGGAAAAAgtagggaagagactaaaaggcacGTTTCATCCTTGATTCCATTGCTCTATAAACGGGAATATGAGGCTAAACTTAACGATAAAGCACAATCGCCATGTGAGGATAAACTGAGCAAGGAAGATGAGGTTAAGGAGAGACCCAAGAGGCGAGCTGCCATGATTGGGAAAGATAAGGTAAAGAAACTATTGGATGACAGTTTAGCGTGA